In a single window of the Pseudopipra pipra isolate bDixPip1 chromosome 21, bDixPip1.hap1, whole genome shotgun sequence genome:
- the LOC135425360 gene encoding C-C motif chemokine 4-like has translation MKVFAAVLALFLLAASFSQTFSGPVGPDLPICCFKFTRHELPRDRILRHYSTRTSCPQPGIVFVTRRGHQVCANPSDPWVQRYLQSLEQN, from the exons ATGAAGGTCTTTGCAGCTGTTCTGGCTCttttcctccttgcagcctCCTTCTCCCAAACTTTCTCTGGCCCAG TTGGACCTGACCTCCCCATCTGCTGTTTCAAGTTCACTCGCCACGAGCTGCCCCGGGACCGAATCCTCCGTCACTACAGCACCAGAaccagctgcccccagccagGCATTGT GTTCGTCACAAGGAGAGGCCACCAGGTCTGTGCCAATCCCAGTGACCCCTGGGTCCAGAGGTacctgcagagcctggagcagaaCTGA